The region TCTCATACGTGACCGTGGCGCCGAAAAAGACCTGGTCGTTGCCGTGATGGATGCTGGGATCCACCACTTCGGCGATGTCGAGGCGTTTGGTCAGGAAGCGGATGCGGCGATCGATCTCGCGCAGGCGGCGCTTGCCGTAGATGTAGTCGCCGTTTTCCGAACGGTCGCCGTTGGAGGCGGCCCAGTGCACGATGCGCACCACTTCCGGACGATCGACATCGATCAGTTGCAACAGCTCGTCCTTGATGCGCTTGTGCCCCGCCGGGGTCATGTAGTTCTTGGTGCCCGCAGGGATGGCTGGCAACGCCAGTTCCTCGTCGTC is a window of Herbaspirillum hiltneri N3 DNA encoding:
- the greB gene encoding transcription elongation factor GreB — translated: MNKAFVKESDGDDDEELALPAIPAGTKNYMTPAGHKRIKDELLQLIDVDRPEVVRIVHWAASNGDRSENGDYIYGKRRLREIDRRIRFLTKRLDIAEVVDPSIHHGNDQVFFGATVTYENQDGIEHTVTIVGIDELDPLNGKISWISPVARALTKAREGDEVTLQTPAGVEQLTILDVSYPAPGK